A part of Helicobacter fennelliae genomic DNA contains:
- a CDS encoding Bax inhibitor-1/YccA family protein, with protein MGLYDRNYTAQDRNIGAVGAFADENALVSFVKTTYKFLAASLLFATIGALVGFMYFDVVTQPGVRIGLFIAEIATLLGLMFLRSSPGLNVALLFIFTTLTGVVLVPLLGLVIAKDGVSVVWQAFGMTTIIFGVMSLFALKTKADLSQYGKMLFIALIVILVCSIINIFLGSTLFHTLIAAGIVVLFSIYIAYDTQNIVRGLYESPVIAAISLYLDIYNIFTALLSLLSSDD; from the coding sequence ATGGGACTATATGATAGAAATTACACAGCACAAGATAGAAACATCGGTGCAGTTGGAGCATTTGCTGATGAGAATGCGCTTGTTTCATTTGTAAAAACCACTTATAAATTTTTGGCAGCAAGCTTACTATTTGCGACAATCGGTGCTCTTGTAGGGTTTATGTATTTTGATGTGGTAACTCAGCCGGGCGTGCGTATCGGACTTTTTATCGCAGAAATCGCAACGTTATTGGGGCTTATGTTTTTGCGCTCTTCACCCGGGCTTAATGTAGCACTTTTGTTTATTTTTACGACTCTTACAGGCGTAGTGCTTGTGCCTTTGCTTGGGCTTGTGATAGCCAAAGACGGCGTAAGCGTGGTATGGCAAGCATTTGGAATGACTACGATTATTTTTGGTGTGATGAGTTTGTTTGCACTCAAGACAAAAGCTGATCTTAGCCAATATGGCAAAATGCTTTTTATCGCGCTCATCGTGATTCTTGTTTGCTCGATTATTAATATATTTTTGGGAAGCACACTTTTCCATACGCTTATCGCTGCGGGAATTGTAGTTTTGTTTAGTATTTATATCGCTTATGATACACAAAATATCGTTCGAGGACTTTATGAAAGCCCAGTGATTGCTGCTATAAGCTTGTATCTTGATATATACAATATCTTTACAGCACTTCTTTCTTTGCTATCAAGCGATGATTGA